The genomic stretch CAAAGCGCTCACGAGCTTCATTGCCGTAAGAGGTATTTACCTGCTCTTTAAATTCTGAAAGCTTGGTTTGGAGTGGTTTCAGAAGAGCATCTAGATTGGCGACATTCTGCTCAGTGAAGCGCTTAGACTTATCTTCCAGAATTTCATTGGCTAAATTTTTGAACTGATGAGTCAAAGCCTCTTTAGCCTCATTGAGGGATTCAATTCTGCCAAGGCCTTGTTTTCGCTCTGAATCCAATTCAGCTTCTAGACGAATTGCATTTTGTAAGGCTTGGTCTCTTTCAGTGCGCAAGCTGATAGTGAGTGCGGCTTCGGTCTGCGCTTGCTGTTCGCTTCGCTGAAGTGCGGATCTCAGATTAAGCGCATAAACCAAAAGGCCTGCGCATAAACCCAATGGCAGGCCAAACAGGAGAAGAGAGCTTAAGTCAAAAGTCACAAATGCAGTCTATGCAATCAATAAAGTCTTAGCCTTGAACTAATTTTTGTAATTCACCGCTTTGAAACATCTCAGTCATGATGTCAGAGCCACCAATGAATTCACCATTGATGTAGAGCTGAGGAATAGTTGGCCAGTTGGCAAATTCTTTAATGCCTTGACGAATTTCTGCATCCTCCAATACGTTCACTGTATGCAATTTATCTACGCCACAAGTGCGCAAAATATTGACCGCATTTCCGGAGAAGCCACACTGAGGAAATTGGGCATTGCCCTTCATAAACAACACAACGGGATGACTGCTAACGATTTCTTGAATTCTTGCTTGGGTGTCCATAATTTTCTTCCTGAATTGATGCTATAAAATGATTTAGAGTTGCAGCTAACAATGGGCTAATTTTAAGGCTATCTGTAGAAAAGGGTTAATTCCCTTGGTGGGTTTTAGAGTCTTTTTCGCCCAGAAGCTGTACGGTGGTGGCCTGCTAAATCGAGGTGAGCTTGCACATCGATTAGGCCCGCCTCTTTCATTAGTTCCAGTACCGCTTCAGATTGATCAAAGCCATGCTCTAAGGCAATCAAGCCACCAGCTTTCAGATATTGATCTGCCCCGGCAATAATGATCTCTAGACAGCTTAAGCCACTGGCATAGTCGGTTAGCGCTGAAGAAGGCTCAAATCGGAGGTCCCCTTGAGTGAGGTGAGGATCCTGGTCAGCAATATAGGGTGGGTTGCTAACAATCACATCAAACTGGTTTTGTGGGCTCACCGCCTCATACCAATTGCCTTGTGAAAACTGGACTTGCTCAGTCAGGGTCAGAAATTGGGCATTGTGCTTTGCAATACCTAAAGCCTCTGTTGATCGATCTGTTGCGATCAGAGTGGCCAATGGGGCTGAGCTTGCGATAGCAAGTGCAATAGCGCCAGAGCCTGTACCCAAATCCAGAATTTTGCAGGGCTTGTTGAGTTTGGCGATTTCAGCAAGAGCAATATCAACCAGAAGCTCAGTTTCTGGGCGAGGAATCAGTACTCCAGGTCCTACCTGTAACTCAATATTATGAAAACCCTTCTTACCCAAGATATACGCAATGGGCTCACCATTCATTCTTCTGGAGACTAGACTTCCCCACTCCTCAAAAGCCTGCTCATTCAGACTCATATCGTCGTGCGACAGGAGGGCAGAACGCGGGAGTTGGTAGTGCTTCTCTAGTAGGTGAGCTAGCAATATCCGCGCTTCATTTGCTGGCAATGCGCAGTTGCTAATTAACTCGCGTAAAGACTGGTTAATGCTCATCCTGCTTGTATTAACTATCACCAAGTGCCGCTAGAAGCTCTGCTTGATGCTCTGATGCCAAAGCGTTGCACAGATCATCTAAATCCCCATCCATCATGGCATCAATCTTATAGAGCGTGAGATTAATACGGTGATCAGTAATCCGACCTTGAGGGAAGTTATAAGTGCGAATACGATCACTGCGATCACCAGAGCCTATTAAAGATTTTCTGGTTTGCGCTTCGAGCTGATGTTTTTCACGTTCACGAGCATCCATGATGCGAGAAACAAGAACTTTCATCGCTTGCTCGCGATTGCGGTGTTGGCTACGGTCATCCTGACATTCAACCACCGTGCCTGTAGGTAAGTGTGTAATCCGAACTGCAGAATCGGTTTTATTAATATGCTGACCACCTGCACCTGAAGCCCTAAAAGTATCAATTCGTAATTCGGCAGGATTTATTTTGACTGCTTCTAGTTCATCGGCTTCTGGCATAACTGCCACTGTGCAAGCTGACGTATGTATACGCCCCTGAGTTTCTGTTTGGGGTACACGTTGTACGCGGTGACCGCCAGATTCAAACTTGAGGCGCGAGTAAACAGATTGGCCTACTAAGCGGAGAACAACTTCTTTATATCCACCAAGATCAGATTCAGCAGCATTGACTACTTCAACCTTCCAGCCTTGGCGCTCAGCAAAGCGCGTATACATTCGGAGTAAGTCACCAGCAAAAAGTGCGCTCTCATCACCACCCGTACCTGCGCGAATTTCTAAGAAGACATTGCGTTCATCGTTGACATCTTTGGGTAGCAAGAGTTTTTGTAGGACGCTCTCAAGCTCCTCCATAGTGGCTTGTGCTTGTTTTTGTTCTTCGTCGGCAAAGTCCTTCATCTCTGGATCTTTGCGCATTTCTTCAGCTGCTTGAGCATCAGCCTCAGCTTGTTTGTATAAGCTAAATTGCTCAACTACCATCGCAATATCAGAATGCTCGCGCGTGAGCTTCCGATAGTTGTCCATGTCTTTCGTGGACTCTTCGGTAGTTAATAGGGAATTGAGTTCGGCTAAGCGCGTGTCTAGGTGCTCTAGCTTAGCCCGCATGCTGGGCTTCATCTAATGGTCTTCTGGCTTGGAGTGCGAGGCGAATAATTTAGGGAGCAACTTAATCAGGGCGTCACGCTCAGCGCCATTAGAATGTTGTAAAGCATGCAATGAGCCATGCAAGAACTTATTGGTTAAGCCTTGAGCCATTGCATTGAGAACTTCTTGGGGATCCTCGCCACGCATCAATCGTTTCATCGCGCGGTCGAGCTCAAGTTGTCTGAGGTGTTCACCTTGTTGCTGAATATCCTGAATCAACGGCACAGTCTTACGACCTTGCATCCAGTGCATAAAGTTGCCAACGCGATCTTCAATAATCGCTTCAGCCTGACTTACTGCTGCCTGACGAAGAGAGGTGCCTGTTTGAATCATCACACCTAAATCATCTACCGTATAAAGATAGATATCATTTAAACGAGCAATCTCAGGCTCAAAGTCACGAGGTACGGCTAAGTCAACCATCACCATCGGTTTATGGCGACGTTGCTTTAAAGCACTTTCTACCATACCCAAGCCAATAATCGGAAGTGAGGATGCTGTACTTGAAACAATGATGTCAAATTCGTGAAGGCGAGATGGTAGATCAGAAAGCTTAAAGGACTCTGCTTCAACATCTTGAATCGAAATCGAGTCTGCTAATTCTTGACCACGTTCAATAGTTCGATTGGCGATTGCAACTGCTTTAGGTTTACGCGCTACAAAATGCGTTGCGCATAAAGTGATCATATCGCCCGCACCGATAAACAGAACACGTTGATCAGCAATACTTTCAAAGATGCGTTCAGCTAGCCGAACAGAGGCTGCTGCCATTGAAATCGAATGTGCACCAATTTCTGTGGAACCACGAACTTCTTTTGCAACCGCAAAGGTTTTCTGAAAAAGTTGATTGAGATAGGTGCCAAGAACGCCTGCATCATTTGCAGTGCGCACAGCATCTTTCATCTGACCCAAAATTTGGGTTTCACCAATCACCATTGAATCGAGGCCGCAGGCAACTCTAAAGGCGTGACGAACTGCATCCGATTGCGGTAGTGAATAAATATGCGGCTCTAAACTGCTTGGAGCAAGTTGTTGAGTTTTTGCTAACCAATCAAAAGTCGCTTCATGCAAAAGACTCGCTGCATCTGCATCATTTGCGGCGCAATACACCTCAGTGCGATTACAGGTCGACAAAATTGTGGCCTCAGGTAGCCCAGCCTGATTCGCGCCAACAAGATGTTGGCGAAGATCGTGCAACGCTTCTTGAAGAAACTCGGGGTCGAAGGCGACCTTCTCCCGAATGGCGACCGGCGCTGTGTGATGATTGATGCCGAGTGTCAACAACTTCATAATGGTGATTATAGATTTGATGGCAGTAACAATGGGGGTGGCAATGGGGTTTTTAGCTTTTCTGGTGATTGGCGGCTTAACGGGCGTATTTGCTCTACTTTTTTATCCGGGGCAACGCCGTACTAAGCCCAAAGCTAAGAAATTTCTTATTGCAGCCTTAATTAGCTTCTTGGCCGCACTAGCTAGCTCCTATGTCGGCCAATTTTCGGGCTTCTTTCAATCGGGTCAGATGCTGGAGTGGCTGAGCACGATAGTAGTCTCCAGCCTTGTTTGCTGTCTTTATGCGGCAGTTTCTAGGAAGGCTATTTAGGCCAATCCTAGCCAAAGAGCTAGCGCCCTGTTAACGCGCACCATCATTACGTCATTGAGCTCACCAATCACAGACCCAATTTTTTCACTCCGAATTGACATGATCTTATCGATTTGAACTTGGGATGGCCGAGATAGCCCATTGGTTTCATTGGGCTCAATATCAAGTCTGAATATTGGAGCTTGCACAATTTCACTTGAAATCAGGGCAACGGTTACCGTTGCATGAATATCACTAAATACGTCTGACTGAAGTACTAAGGCTGGTCTCGGCTTTCCAAAGTCGCCCTGCATAGCAACCGTTACTACATTGCCACGTTTCATGCTTCATCAAAGTCAGCTAATGCATCATCAAGGAAGGACATTAATTCTTTGTCTGCTCGATCGGATCTGGCTACTAATGCTGATTGGCGACGACACTCTTCAAAAAAGCCTGGCGCTTGCGTATTTGGAACCCATATTTGAATGGGGCGCAATCCAGCATCCCTTAAGGCAAGCCTGTGTTTTTGGACTCGAAGTGAGATATTTGAGGACATTTCTAGGCTCTTTATTTATGTTACATGTAACATGTTAACTCATTTATTTGTTACATGTAACATAAAGATTAATCCCCCGTAGAAAATAAGTCTAATCCAATTAAATTATTGCTATCCAGCCAGGCAATTGGTTCTAGACCTTGTTTTATCAGCCATTCATTAGCCTTAGTGAAATGCCCGCAACTTGCCTTTGCACCAGGCTGCAGAAATGGCTGATCTGTTTTGTAGACTCCCAGTCCAGAAGGGTGGGAGGATTGCAGAATCAATTGGTCTGGGGCTGCCTCAATCAGGGGTAGCTTAGATTGAGCATGCCCACCCCAAAGCATCCAGACTAGATATGGCTTTTGGAGTGCTAAATTCCCGATAAGTCGATCAATAAGGGATTTCCACCCAAGATTGGCATGACTGCCTGCCTCACCCAATTTAACGCTGAGAGCCGTATTGAGTAGTAATACGCCTTGCTCAGCCCAACCGTGGAGATCTCCATTGGGAATAGCACCAAAACCCTCGAGTACCAGGGCTTTGCTGATATTGCGTAAGGAGCTGGGAAATTGCCGAGAATTTCTTGGAATGTTGCCGGGAATCGAAAAAGCCAAGCCTTGAGCCAGCCCAGGGGAGTGATACGGATCCTGCCCCAAAATGACGACCTTGACCTTGGTAAGCGGGGTTAATGTCAGCGCTTTAAAGAAATTCTGGGGCTCAGGGCAAATTTTTTCTGCATCTTTATTTAGTTCAGACCGCAGATTGGTCTGCAGCGTTTGCCACTCTATGGACTCAAAATAATCCCCTAGTAGGGTGCGCCAGTCCTCTGGAATGTCAGCCGCAGAAAACGAATGCATTACTCAGCTGGTGTCAGAGTGTATTGAGTTGGAATTTGATCATCCTCAAGAACGGTCATGCACTCATGCTCTAAATCATCTCGGTAAAAGCAAATTTGGATGACTTGCCCTGTGATCAAGCTAGATAGCACCTTATCCCAGCGGGTAGCAGTAATCCGTTCACCGTTGATGCTGGCCAGTAGATCTCCAGGAGCTAGACCCGCTAATTGTGCAGCTCCACCATCAAGTACGTGCGTCACCTTGAGCCAACCATTGCTATCTCTATGGCGCAACCCCAATTGCAGCTTGATCTTCTCAAGTTTGGAATGGGCTTTCGGTTCAACCGAAATCGTTTTTGAATCAATCCATTTTTGAATTGGAATATCTTGAGCGCCAAAAATATAACGAGACTTAAATTCATTCCAAGTTTTGGAGAAATCTTTGCCAAGCAATTTCAACATCAAATCATCCAAACCATCTTCAGCAATGCCATCTAGCGTGACTCCATGGGTTTGCCAGATGAGACGCATCAAATCATCTAAGGATTGACGGTTGCTTGTAAATGAGCGGATCTTGAGATCTAAACCTAGGGCGAGCAAGGCGCCTTTGCCGTAATAACTTACAACCGCATTTGGTGTGTTTTCATCAGCTTGATAGTACTTAGTCCAAGCATCAAAAGAGCTATCTGCAAGACTTTGCTTTAGTCTTCCTGGGCCGCGTAAAATTCCATTCCAATTATTCGCGACTAGCTTAAGGTAAGTCTTCAGATCAATTCGTTTGCTGCGGAATAATTGCAAGTCATCGTAGTAACTTGTAAAGCCTTCAAATAACCAGAGTAAGCGAGTATGGTTTCTGCGATCAAGTTGATAGGGTTGGAATGCTTTAGGTTGAATACGTTTTACTAACCAAGCATGAAAATACTCATGACTGCAGAGACCTAGAAACTCACGATAGGATGCCTCGTCTAAGGGGGTATTCACTTGAGGAATCTGATCTCGACGACATAGTAGGGCAGTACTATTACGATGCTCGAGTCCACCGTATCCAGAAAGAGCGGCATTAACTAAAAATAAATAATTCTGGAAGGGTGCTTTTTTAGTCTTGGGTTCAAAGAGGTTGATGGTACAAGTACAGATAGCCTGAAGATCTGTGGCTAAGCGCTCTAGATCAATTTCATGAATGCATCCTTGTATCGCCATGCTGTGTGATACGCCATTGGATTTCCAATGGGCAATCTGAAACTCACCCATGGCAATTGGATGATCAAGTAAGTCATCATAGTTTTTAGCAAGATAAAAGCCGTAACCTTGACTATTTACTTTGGCGGACTGCAAGCCTGTCTGAACGGTCCATGAGTATGCAGAAGCATCTTTTGGCGGAATCAATACTAAAGCGCAGGGTAAAGATTCTTGACCTTTGACTGCCAAACATAAACTACTTGGATTGATAAACGCGCGTTCAGTATCGAGATAGGCAGCACGAACTGATGAGTCAAATGCATATACCGTTGTAAGAATTTCTACTGCGCCAGCTACCTGGGGCAAGCGCCAATGATCATTGTCAATCCGTTCTAATGGTAGCGCGTCATTTGGGTTATCAAGTGCGAATGCTTCAATCGTTTCAATTTGCTTGCTAAAGTCTCGAATCAAATAGCTACCTGGAATCCAGGAGGGCATTTGCAGAATTTGCCCATTGGGTAATGGGTTTTCAATGTGCAACTTCACATGAAAGCGGTGGCCATGCAGATCGGCTGCCCAAATGCTGTATTGGATAGCAGGTAGATCAGGGGTATTAATTTTGTTCATCACTATTGCCTATTACACCTATTGCTTCAGGCTGCTAAATTTCTTTTCAATATCGGTGATTTGAACGGCACCCGGGAAGCGACTTCCATCAGTAAAGAAAATAGTTGGGGTCCCTGTTATGCCATAGGTTTTGGCAAAGGCCATATTCTTATCCAAAGGGGTAGTGCAGTCGCTTTTGCCGCTGGGTGCAACACCATTAATCATCCAATCAACATAAGCTTTTTGGGGGTCAGCAGAACACCAAATTTGTTTAGACTTCTGCGCGGAGTCAGCTGACAGAATGGGGATTAGATAAGTGTAAACAGTCACGTTATCTAGTTGTTGCAACGATTTTTCCAAACGCTTACAGTAGCCGCAATTAGGGTCTGAAAAAATAGCCAGCTGTCTACTGCCATTACCACGCACTGCTTTTAAGGCATTCGCTGGATTGAGCTCAGACCACTTGATGCGATTCAGGTCTGCTTGCTTTTGTTCGGTAATATTTTTTCCTGTGGCTATCTCAATGATTTCACCTTGGATTAAATATTTACTATTCGCATCGGTGTAAAACACATCATTTCCAACCAGGATCTCGTAAATGCCGGGAATGGGTGATTGAGAGATGCCTTTAATTTTCGTGTTTGGCCCAATCTTTTTTTGTAGCTCAGATCGAACTTGTTGCTCTGATTGTGCGTTGACTACTCCCGCTAAAAAAGTGAGAGAGCAAGCTAAGGCAATAGTAGAAAATAATTTATTCAAAATCAGTATCTCCAAGGGCGCGTTCAATAAGGCGCCGTTTAATAAAGTGACTACGATTGACCATACCCAGTCCCCAATTGCGTAATTGCTTTTCAGTGCTACTACTTGCTGAAAATAGCTTCTTCAGTTTGTCTGTCACCCAGAGCAGAGCGCTGGTATCACCTTGACGTTGGCGCTCGTAGCGACGCAATAAAACTTTATCGTTTGGCAGTCGGAAGGATTCACGTTGACTCAAGATATGGAGCAGGGTTGCTACATCTCTTAATCCTAGGTTCAAGCCCTGGCCAGCTAAGGGATGCATCACATGGGCAGCATCACCAATCAGCACAACCTTAGGATTTTCATCTGGGCCAATAAAGCGACTTGCCCGAATTCGTCTGAGTGGAAAAGCGGCTGGCGTTGAATTGAGAGTCAGCTCTCCAAGTTGAGCGACTACTGCACCATTAGCAATTGAGGAGAGCTTGTCAGTCCACATCGCTTGATCAAGCTTTAAAAGTTCCGCCGCATTTTCTGGTGAAGTTGACCATACCATTGAGGCTTGCTTATTTGGTAAAGGCAGCATTGCCACAATATCGCCACCAGGCAAAAACCATTGGTAGGCAGTTTCTAAATGTGCATGACTGCAAATCCAATTAGCCACTACAGCGCTTTGTGAATAACTTTCTTCTTGCGCGGAAATACCTAGCTCATTACGAATCGGAGAGTTTGCGCCATCAGCAGCAATGACGAGTTGAGCGCGCAGGGTGGATCCATTCGAGAGACGCAGGGTTGCCCCATCCGAATCTACTTCAATACTTTCTACTGCATCGCTGATGCGCTCCAATTTATTTTGGAAGCGTGAGGCTTGATCTAGAGTGTGCTCGATTACATTCGATTCGCCAATCCAGGCTAACTGGGGTGTGCCCGCTTCAAAAGCAGATAGGTGCAGTTGATCCTGTTTTTCTCCGCGATCGCCAAAAATACGCATATCTCGAACGGGCTGCATGCGGCTTTGATCAATTGCATCCCAAATCTGTAGATGGACAAGTAATTTTTGGGTGCTAGGAGAAAAGGCGTAAATGCGTTGCCCCCATTGATTACCCTGGGGTGCGGGAACCGCTTGCCCTAGATCGGGGGCAATTTGAATGGTTTGAAGTCCAAGCTGGGCTAGACCCAATGCGCAAGCCTTGCCCGCTATGCCTCCACCCACCACGACGACATCAACCCCCCGGATTTGGGAGGTATTTTTAGGCAACTTAGCGGAGGAATTTTGTTGAACTTCTGACATATCTCGATGATATCGAAACTAGCCCTTTACAATACGGCTATGTCTTTGAAATGTGGCATCGTCGGCCTGCCTAACGTCGGCAAATCTACCCTCTTTAACGCGCTTACCAAAGCTGGAATCGCGGCGGAAAACTATCCTTTCTGCACGATCGAGCCCAATGTGGGTGTGGTTGAGGTTCCTGACCCCCGTCTTGCCGCTTTGGCTGAGATTGTCAAGCCTGAGCGCATCCTGCCTGCAGCTGTCGAATTTGTCGACATTGCGGGCTTGGTTGCTGGAGCCTCCAAAGGTGAGGGCCTGGGAAACCAATTCCTGGCCAACATTCGCGAAACAGACGCAATCACCCATGTGGTCCGTTGTTTTGAGGATGCCAACGTGATCCACGTGGCCGGCAAGATTGACCCTATCTCCGATATCGCAGTGATCGACACTGAGCTAGCCTTATCTGACTTAACGACCGTTGAAAAAACCCTT from Polynucleobacter sp. AP-Jannik-300A-C4 encodes the following:
- the grxD gene encoding Grx4 family monothiol glutaredoxin, with translation MDTQARIQEIVSSHPVVLFMKGNAQFPQCGFSGNAVNILRTCGVDKLHTVNVLEDAEIRQGIKEFANWPTIPQLYINGEFIGGSDIMTEMFQSGELQKLVQG
- the prmC gene encoding peptide chain release factor N(5)-glutamine methyltransferase; translation: MSINQSLRELISNCALPANEARILLAHLLEKHYQLPRSALLSHDDMSLNEQAFEEWGSLVSRRMNGEPIAYILGKKGFHNIELQVGPGVLIPRPETELLVDIALAEIAKLNKPCKILDLGTGSGAIALAIASSAPLATLIATDRSTEALGIAKHNAQFLTLTEQVQFSQGNWYEAVSPQNQFDVIVSNPPYIADQDPHLTQGDLRFEPSSALTDYASGLSCLEIIIAGADQYLKAGGLIALEHGFDQSEAVLELMKEAGLIDVQAHLDLAGHHRTASGRKRL
- the prfA gene encoding peptide chain release factor 1, translated to MKPSMRAKLEHLDTRLAELNSLLTTEESTKDMDNYRKLTREHSDIAMVVEQFSLYKQAEADAQAAEEMRKDPEMKDFADEEQKQAQATMEELESVLQKLLLPKDVNDERNVFLEIRAGTGGDESALFAGDLLRMYTRFAERQGWKVEVVNAAESDLGGYKEVVLRLVGQSVYSRLKFESGGHRVQRVPQTETQGRIHTSACTVAVMPEADELEAVKINPAELRIDTFRASGAGGQHINKTDSAVRITHLPTGTVVECQDDRSQHRNREQAMKVLVSRIMDAREREKHQLEAQTRKSLIGSGDRSDRIRTYNFPQGRITDHRINLTLYKIDAMMDGDLDDLCNALASEHQAELLAALGDS
- the hemA gene encoding glutamyl-tRNA reductase; translation: MKLLTLGINHHTAPVAIREKVAFDPEFLQEALHDLRQHLVGANQAGLPEATILSTCNRTEVYCAANDADAASLLHEATFDWLAKTQQLAPSSLEPHIYSLPQSDAVRHAFRVACGLDSMVIGETQILGQMKDAVRTANDAGVLGTYLNQLFQKTFAVAKEVRGSTEIGAHSISMAAASVRLAERIFESIADQRVLFIGAGDMITLCATHFVARKPKAVAIANRTIERGQELADSISIQDVEAESFKLSDLPSRLHEFDIIVSSTASSLPIIGLGMVESALKQRRHKPMVMVDLAVPRDFEPEIARLNDIYLYTVDDLGVMIQTGTSLRQAAVSQAEAIIEDRVGNFMHWMQGRKTVPLIQDIQQQGEHLRQLELDRAMKRLMRGEDPQEVLNAMAQGLTNKFLHGSLHALQHSNGAERDALIKLLPKLFASHSKPEDH
- a CDS encoding type II toxin-antitoxin system PemK/MazF family toxin — translated: MKRGNVVTVAMQGDFGKPRPALVLQSDVFSDIHATVTVALISSEIVQAPIFRLDIEPNETNGLSRPSQVQIDKIMSIRSEKIGSVIGELNDVMMVRVNRALALWLGLA
- a CDS encoding antitoxin MazE family protein, yielding MSSNISLRVQKHRLALRDAGLRPIQIWVPNTQAPGFFEECRRQSALVARSDRADKELMSFLDDALADFDEA
- a CDS encoding uracil-DNA glycosylase encodes the protein MHSFSAADIPEDWRTLLGDYFESIEWQTLQTNLRSELNKDAEKICPEPQNFFKALTLTPLTKVKVVILGQDPYHSPGLAQGLAFSIPGNIPRNSRQFPSSLRNISKALVLEGFGAIPNGDLHGWAEQGVLLLNTALSVKLGEAGSHANLGWKSLIDRLIGNLALQKPYLVWMLWGGHAQSKLPLIEAAPDQLILQSSHPSGLGVYKTDQPFLQPGAKASCGHFTKANEWLIKQGLEPIAWLDSNNLIGLDLFSTGD
- a CDS encoding M61 family metallopeptidase, which encodes MNKINTPDLPAIQYSIWAADLHGHRFHVKLHIENPLPNGQILQMPSWIPGSYLIRDFSKQIETIEAFALDNPNDALPLERIDNDHWRLPQVAGAVEILTTVYAFDSSVRAAYLDTERAFINPSSLCLAVKGQESLPCALVLIPPKDASAYSWTVQTGLQSAKVNSQGYGFYLAKNYDDLLDHPIAMGEFQIAHWKSNGVSHSMAIQGCIHEIDLERLATDLQAICTCTINLFEPKTKKAPFQNYLFLVNAALSGYGGLEHRNSTALLCRRDQIPQVNTPLDEASYREFLGLCSHEYFHAWLVKRIQPKAFQPYQLDRRNHTRLLWLFEGFTSYYDDLQLFRSKRIDLKTYLKLVANNWNGILRGPGRLKQSLADSSFDAWTKYYQADENTPNAVVSYYGKGALLALGLDLKIRSFTSNRQSLDDLMRLIWQTHGVTLDGIAEDGLDDLMLKLLGKDFSKTWNEFKSRYIFGAQDIPIQKWIDSKTISVEPKAHSKLEKIKLQLGLRHRDSNGWLKVTHVLDGGAAQLAGLAPGDLLASINGERITATRWDKVLSSLITGQVIQICFYRDDLEHECMTVLEDDQIPTQYTLTPAE
- a CDS encoding DsbC family protein — its product is MNKLFSTIALACSLTFLAGVVNAQSEQQVRSELQKKIGPNTKIKGISQSPIPGIYEILVGNDVFYTDANSKYLIQGEIIEIATGKNITEQKQADLNRIKWSELNPANALKAVRGNGSRQLAIFSDPNCGYCKRLEKSLQQLDNVTVYTYLIPILSADSAQKSKQIWCSADPQKAYVDWMINGVAPSGKSDCTTPLDKNMAFAKTYGITGTPTIFFTDGSRFPGAVQITDIEKKFSSLKQ
- a CDS encoding FAD-dependent monooxygenase, which translates into the protein MSEVQQNSSAKLPKNTSQIRGVDVVVVGGGIAGKACALGLAQLGLQTIQIAPDLGQAVPAPQGNQWGQRIYAFSPSTQKLLVHLQIWDAIDQSRMQPVRDMRIFGDRGEKQDQLHLSAFEAGTPQLAWIGESNVIEHTLDQASRFQNKLERISDAVESIEVDSDGATLRLSNGSTLRAQLVIAADGANSPIRNELGISAQEESYSQSAVVANWICSHAHLETAYQWFLPGGDIVAMLPLPNKQASMVWSTSPENAAELLKLDQAMWTDKLSSIANGAVVAQLGELTLNSTPAAFPLRRIRASRFIGPDENPKVVLIGDAAHVMHPLAGQGLNLGLRDVATLLHILSQRESFRLPNDKVLLRRYERQRQGDTSALLWVTDKLKKLFSASSSTEKQLRNWGLGMVNRSHFIKRRLIERALGDTDFE